From a single Deltaproteobacteria bacterium genomic region:
- a CDS encoding integration host factor subunit alpha: MTEPKTLTKADIVDTIYDTLDTKNRAEVKTLVEGLLDLIKKAIKKDHALLSSGFGKFEAYDKNARKGRNPQTSETITLPPRKVVVFRISRKFRNELNPL; the protein is encoded by the coding sequence ATGACCGAACCCAAGACGCTGACCAAGGCCGACATCGTGGACACCATCTATGACACCTTGGATACCAAGAACCGAGCCGAGGTCAAAACCCTGGTCGAAGGTCTTCTCGATCTGATTAAAAAGGCCATCAAGAAAGACCACGCCCTGTTGAGCAGCGGCTTTGGAAAGTTCGAGGCCTACGACAAGAACGCCCGCAAGGGGCGGAATCCCCAGACGAGCGAAACCATCACCCTGCCTCCCCGCAAGGTGGTGGTCTTTCGCATCTCCCGTAAGTTCAGAAACGAACTCAATCCGCTATGA